The bacterium genome includes the window AAATAATATAAGGGTTTTTTTGAAGAATTTGAAATCTTGCCTTCCAGTTTATGTTTTTTATTGCCTCTCTTATATCTTTCTCTTTTATCATGTATCCCTTTTCCTTCAAAATTAAACCTGCCTCAATCGCTATTGACAGATTTTCTACCTGATGAGTTCCCAATAGATCTGTTTTTAAATTTTTATATTTCTCTCTTCCATTAAAATCAAAAATCATCCCTGAAGGAGAAAGAGAAACAATTCTGCCTTTAAAATCTTCACCATAAATAAATAATTCTCCTTTTTTATCCTTTACCTTTTTCTTTATAACATCAATTGCATCTTTTTTCTGTTTTGCTGAAATAACCATTGTTTTTTCTTTTATTATTCCTGCTTTTTCATTTGCAATCATTTTATAAGTTTTTCCAAGAAATTCTGTATGGTCAAGTCCAATTTTGGTTATTATCTCTAAAAAAGAGGGAAGGACATTTGTTGCGTCAAACCTTCCTCCCATTCCAACCTCACATACAAGAATATCAATTTTTTTATCATAAAAATAAGAAAATGCTATTATTGTAAGTGCTTCAAAATATGTCGGATAAAGGTGATATGGCTGTTTTTCTATAAGTTTTCTTAACTGTTCAATTTTCTCTATAAAATCTTTCTCTTTTATTTTCTCTTCATTTATTCTTATTCTTT containing:
- a CDS encoding folylpolyglutamate synthase/dihydrofolate synthase family protein, which codes for MNNLTPLEFLDSLSDFGIKLGLDKTIYYLEKLGNPHYKYPSVLVAGTNGKGSVCKTLSKILQTSGYRVGLYTSPHLIDVKERIRINEEKIKEKDFIEKIEQLRKLIEKQPYHLYPTYFEALTIIAFSYFYDKKIDILVCEVGMGGRFDATNVLPSFLEIITKIGLDHTEFLGKTYKMIANEKAGIIKEKTMVISAKQKKDAIDVIKKKVKDKKGELFIYGEDFKGRIVSLSPSGMIFDFNGREKYKNLKTDLLGTHQVENLSIAIEAGLILKEKGYMIKEKDIREAIKNINWKARFQILQKNPYIIFDGAHNVDGVKNLMKNVKKIFPDTRFNYLVGILKDKDYKNMVKIFEKHAGKIILTKPNSDRAIEPSVLKGLLKNKKNVKIIENPEEAYKYIKGTKENWLIFGSLYLASSILTE